From Solwaraspora sp. WMMD1047, the proteins below share one genomic window:
- a CDS encoding helix-turn-helix transcriptional regulator codes for MSEPVQQPTPGKRVERLRRAAGLSRERLAGLAGLSPTTVKFIETGRRSLTLRAAQQIAPHLGVRDLGELFGPSVSLSLDGRPTHPGVEDVRKALTAWHVTVAGDPATPDYLRGAIDSAWQTWHTSRHQRSEIGAILPGLLDSTQRAARLHTGPDRRSALAMLAQSYHLAQAYLAWHGDRELCWLTVDRGMTAALDADDPLAIAQASWYAAHLLRAVGRGDEALARLAEARSLVEPRVAEGPMEYAETLADLHLCTALTRARTGDQSAWADWQTAHDLVHRVLPADYVGLRTRVSRPLVDVYAVMCAVDLGDPDEAQRRAHSLDPQSIPSTERRGRHYVELARGADLEGAREATLHLLQRADATSPETVRYSPAARDMLTRLADEGPASIRAEAAELATRVGVDR; via the coding sequence ATGTCCGAGCCAGTGCAGCAACCGACGCCGGGCAAACGCGTCGAACGGCTTCGTCGGGCGGCGGGGTTGTCCCGGGAACGGCTCGCCGGATTGGCCGGTCTCTCACCGACCACTGTCAAGTTCATCGAGACCGGGCGCCGCTCGCTGACGTTGCGGGCGGCTCAGCAGATCGCCCCGCACCTTGGCGTACGCGATCTCGGCGAGTTGTTCGGCCCGTCCGTGTCGCTGTCGTTGGACGGGCGACCCACGCACCCTGGCGTTGAGGATGTCCGCAAGGCGTTGACCGCCTGGCATGTCACCGTCGCCGGGGATCCGGCCACCCCGGACTATCTGCGCGGCGCCATCGACTCGGCCTGGCAGACCTGGCACACCTCACGCCACCAGCGCTCCGAGATCGGCGCGATCCTGCCTGGACTCCTCGACAGCACGCAACGAGCCGCCCGCCTGCACACCGGTCCCGACCGGCGCTCGGCGCTGGCGATGCTGGCGCAGTCGTACCATCTCGCGCAGGCGTACCTGGCCTGGCACGGTGACCGGGAGCTGTGCTGGTTGACGGTGGACCGGGGCATGACCGCGGCCCTCGACGCCGACGACCCGCTCGCGATCGCTCAGGCGAGTTGGTACGCCGCGCACCTGCTCCGAGCGGTGGGGCGCGGGGACGAGGCGCTGGCCAGGCTCGCCGAGGCCCGGAGCCTCGTCGAGCCCCGCGTGGCGGAAGGCCCCATGGAGTACGCGGAAACGCTGGCCGACCTGCACCTGTGCACCGCTCTCACCCGCGCCCGGACCGGCGACCAGAGCGCCTGGGCCGATTGGCAGACCGCCCATGATCTGGTGCACCGGGTACTTCCCGCCGACTACGTTGGTTTGCGTACCCGGGTCTCGCGGCCGTTGGTGGACGTCTACGCGGTGATGTGCGCGGTGGATCTCGGTGATCCGGACGAGGCCCAGCGGCGGGCGCACTCGCTCGATCCGCAGTCGATCCCGTCCACCGAGAGGCGTGGCCGGCACTACGTGGAGCTGGCCCGCGGAGCTGATCTGGAAGGCGCCCGCGAGGCCACTCTGCACCTGCTCCAACGGGCGGACGCGACATCGCCGGAGACGGTCCGCTACTCACCGGCCGCTCGGGACATGCTGACCCGCCTGGCCGACGAAGGCCCCGCGTCGATCCGCGCCGAGGCGGCCGAATTGGCCACCCGGGTCGGAGTGGATCGGTAA
- a CDS encoding SAM-dependent methyltransferase produces the protein MTEDRELPPNSKLDTTVPHSARIWNYWLGGKDNFAVDRAAGDEVIAHIPDIPVGAKSERAFLKRVVRFLVEDAGIRQFLDVGTGLPSADNTHEVAQSLDPYCRVVYIDNDPLVMAHARALLTSTPEGSCTYLEADLRQPDTILASARQTLDFSQPIGLMLLGVVNHIMDDDEAYGSVAQLVRAMPTGSHLVLTHSTAEIHGEPMLRVMRETTERGGTPIRARTKTELERFFDGLDLLDPGVVTCSRWRPDPESDEPEVYLFGGVGRIG, from the coding sequence ATGACAGAGGACCGGGAGCTGCCCCCCAACTCCAAGCTGGACACCACGGTCCCGCACTCGGCGCGGATCTGGAACTACTGGCTCGGCGGCAAGGACAACTTCGCGGTCGACCGGGCCGCCGGCGACGAGGTGATCGCCCACATCCCGGACATCCCCGTCGGGGCGAAGTCCGAGCGCGCGTTCCTCAAGCGCGTGGTCAGGTTCCTCGTCGAGGATGCCGGCATCCGTCAGTTCCTCGACGTCGGCACCGGGCTCCCCTCGGCGGACAACACCCACGAGGTCGCGCAGTCCCTCGACCCGTACTGCCGGGTGGTCTACATCGACAACGACCCGCTCGTCATGGCGCACGCGCGTGCGCTCCTGACCAGCACGCCCGAAGGTAGCTGCACCTACCTCGAAGCCGATCTGCGGCAGCCGGACACGATCCTCGCGTCCGCGCGGCAGACGCTCGACTTCTCGCAGCCGATCGGGCTCATGCTGCTCGGCGTCGTCAACCACATCATGGACGACGACGAGGCGTACGGCTCCGTCGCGCAGCTGGTGCGGGCGATGCCCACCGGCAGCCACCTGGTGCTCACCCACTCCACCGCGGAGATCCACGGCGAGCCGATGCTGCGCGTGATGCGGGAAACCACCGAGCGCGGCGGTACGCCGATCCGCGCCCGGACGAAGACGGAGCTCGAACGCTTCTTCGACGGATTGGACCTGCTGGACCCCGGCGTCGTCACCTGCTCGCGGTGGCGGCCCGACCCGGAGTCCGACGAGCCGGAGGTCTACCTGTTCGGCGGCGTCGGCCGCATCGGCTGA
- a CDS encoding NAD(P)-dependent alcohol dehydrogenase, which produces MKAIVQDRYGSPELLRLRDVDRPEPAADEILVRVKASSVNARDWHLLRGDPLLARLLASDFGWRAPRRPIRGSDVAGQVVAVGAAVTRFRPGDEVYADACGPDGAFAEYVCVPERQADTKPARLSFEQAAAVPLAGATALLGLRDVAGLVAGQRVLINGASGGVGTFAVQIGRAMGAEVTGVCSTRNVELVEKLGADHVVDYRRSDFVAAGPRYDVVLDLVGNRGLAELRSVLVPGGTLVLSGGGTSGEGRPTVVGPMRLSLWGMARSGFARRDRIRQLNVVPKAETLAALRGLIERGDVTPAIDRSFPLGEVPEAIRYLEHDHARAKVVITVHQD; this is translated from the coding sequence ATGAAGGCGATCGTCCAGGACCGGTACGGCTCGCCCGAGCTGCTGCGACTGCGCGACGTGGACCGGCCGGAACCGGCCGCGGACGAGATCCTGGTACGGGTGAAGGCGTCCTCGGTCAACGCCCGGGACTGGCACCTGCTGCGCGGCGACCCGCTGCTGGCCCGGCTGCTCGCGTCCGACTTCGGTTGGCGGGCGCCGAGGCGGCCCATCCGTGGCAGCGATGTGGCCGGCCAGGTGGTGGCGGTCGGCGCGGCGGTGACCCGGTTCCGTCCCGGCGACGAGGTGTACGCCGACGCCTGCGGGCCGGATGGCGCCTTCGCCGAGTACGTCTGCGTGCCGGAGCGGCAGGCCGACACCAAGCCGGCGCGGCTGTCGTTCGAGCAGGCCGCCGCCGTGCCGCTGGCCGGCGCGACCGCGCTGCTGGGGCTGCGCGACGTGGCGGGCCTGGTAGCCGGCCAGCGGGTGCTGATCAACGGCGCGTCCGGCGGGGTCGGCACCTTCGCGGTGCAGATCGGCCGGGCGATGGGTGCTGAGGTGACCGGGGTGTGCAGCACCCGCAACGTCGAATTGGTCGAGAAGCTCGGCGCGGACCACGTCGTCGACTACCGGCGGTCCGACTTCGTCGCCGCAGGGCCGCGCTACGACGTGGTCCTCGACCTGGTTGGCAACCGTGGTCTGGCCGAGTTGCGGTCGGTGTTGGTGCCGGGCGGCACGCTGGTGCTCTCCGGCGGCGGCACCTCGGGCGAGGGCCGACCCACGGTGGTGGGTCCGATGCGGCTGAGCCTGTGGGGGATGGCCCGGTCTGGGTTCGCCAGGCGGGACCGGATCCGGCAGCTCAACGTCGTACCGAAGGCGGAGACGCTGGCGGCGCTGCGGGGGCTCATCGAGCGCGGGGACGTCACCCCGGCCATCGACCGCAGCTTCCCGCTCGGCGAGGTCCCGGAGGCGATCCGCTACCTCGAACACGACCATGCCCGGGCCAAGGTCGTCATCACCGTCCACCAGGACTGA
- a CDS encoding DUF2306 domain-containing protein has product MTANPRRQWLIPTALILLTLVPMVAGSVRLAELSTGPEVTADNARYVADPLPVVLHIISACVYCVLGAFQFIPGPRSRGRRWHRYSGRLLVPTGILAAVTGVWMTLDYPSLPGDGLALLLVRLVVGSAMVAAIVLGLVAVRRRRFAEHRAWMIRAYAIGQGAGTQVFTHLPWAILVGEATGTPRLVFMIAGWLINAVFAEWIIRRRRRPAVSTHRPLVTLEAR; this is encoded by the coding sequence ATGACGGCGAACCCCCGACGGCAGTGGCTCATCCCCACCGCGCTGATCCTGCTCACCCTGGTCCCGATGGTGGCCGGCTCGGTTCGGCTGGCCGAACTCTCCACCGGACCCGAGGTCACCGCGGACAACGCCCGCTACGTCGCCGACCCGCTGCCGGTGGTGCTGCACATCATCAGCGCGTGCGTGTACTGCGTACTCGGGGCCTTCCAGTTCATCCCCGGACCGCGCAGCCGCGGGCGGCGCTGGCACCGGTATTCCGGCCGGCTGCTCGTGCCCACCGGCATCCTGGCGGCGGTCACCGGGGTCTGGATGACGCTCGACTATCCGTCGCTGCCCGGTGACGGGCTGGCGCTGCTGCTGGTTCGGCTGGTGGTCGGCTCGGCGATGGTGGCGGCGATCGTGCTCGGGCTGGTCGCCGTCCGCCGCCGCCGGTTCGCCGAGCACCGGGCCTGGATGATCCGGGCGTACGCGATCGGCCAGGGCGCCGGCACCCAGGTCTTCACTCACCTGCCGTGGGCCATCCTCGTCGGCGAGGCGACCGGCACCCCACGGCTGGTGTTCATGATCGCCGGCTGGCTCATCAACGCCGTCTTCGCCGAATGGATCATCCGTCGCCGGCGCCGTCCGGCGGTGTCCACCCACCGTCCACTAGTTACCTTGGAGGCCCGATGA